One part of the Streptomyces nigra genome encodes these proteins:
- a CDS encoding immunity 21 family protein — translation MVTYAEPGTLEWIESGGGPLIAVPETVLPFWAGADGDETASDYDRACEVDTAVGLLPVGDGAALVLGDEPASTAYLPAHGVFVRWCAADSEADLLAGVPSALATADWGHEVHWKVAGPVVLFDSAWPGGETERTEHLRVPLTPGTYAVRASHARPGPETWLILVQLRRLAH, via the coding sequence ATGGTGACTTACGCGGAACCGGGGACGCTGGAGTGGATCGAGTCGGGCGGCGGCCCGCTGATAGCCGTGCCGGAGACGGTTCTTCCGTTCTGGGCCGGCGCCGACGGCGACGAGACCGCCTCGGACTACGACCGGGCCTGCGAGGTCGACACCGCCGTCGGCCTCCTCCCCGTCGGGGACGGCGCCGCCCTGGTCCTCGGCGACGAACCCGCGTCCACCGCCTACCTCCCGGCCCACGGCGTCTTCGTCCGGTGGTGCGCCGCCGACTCCGAGGCGGACCTGCTCGCCGGGGTGCCGTCCGCCCTGGCCACGGCGGACTGGGGGCACGAGGTCCACTGGAAGGTGGCAGGCCCGGTGGTGCTGTTCGACTCGGCGTGGCCGGGCGGGGAGACGGAACGGACCGAGCATCTGCGGGTGCCCCTCACCCCGGGGACGTACGCCGTCCGCGCCTCGCACGCCCGGCCCGGCCCCGAGACCTGGCTGATCCTGGTCCAGCTGCGGAGACTCGCGCACTGA